Proteins encoded together in one Chiloscyllium plagiosum isolate BGI_BamShark_2017 chromosome 3, ASM401019v2, whole genome shotgun sequence window:
- the rnf146 gene encoding E3 ubiquitin-protein ligase rnf146 isoform X1 encodes MYFVVLVRFIYETLDFFFVDGVWLLRVCGVRRLGRFSNIFDAIDLCRNLQQESVTGSTVLMAGCGDVDHASNMIPGGRKLNESCSNIAPSLTVPECAICLQTCVHPVKLPCKHIFCFLCVKGASWQSRRCALCRQEIPEEFLDKPALLSPEELKAASRGNGEYAWYYEGTNGWWQYDERTSIELEDAHLKGKKTIEMLIAGYLYVADLENMIQFRRNEHGRRRKMKRDIADIPKKGVAGLRLDCDSSGLTSERDNSADGAVSLANAGSVSIQPTAPIMRPTVRQATSLVDQPVSPITPSPDANVLLVNSLAQLQISGQNLTRSHRGEGEEQYVASVSRVSTAQHAASMSYDNTESATSSDTEDENTSQHHESPTSNHNRQRLAYLNNEIPGEEPSPAEGPSSSIRGREQQPDGQCTVTEV; translated from the exons ATGTATTTCGTTGTCCTCGTCAGGTTTATTTATGAAACGCTAGATTTTTTTTTCGTTGACGGGGTATGGTTGTTG aGAGTCTGCGGAGTCAGACGTTTGGGGAGGTTTAGCAACATCTTTGATGCCATTGATCTCTGCAGGAACTTGCAGCAAGAATCTGTAACTGGATCCACAGTTCT AATGGCTGGCTGTGGGGATGTCGATCATGCATCAAACATGATTCCAGGAGGAAGGAAGTTAAATGAGTCTTGCTCAAACATAGCACCTTCTCTGACTGTACCGGAATGTGCTATCTGTCTTCAGACTTGTGTTCATCCTGTTAAACTGCCATGCAAACATATCTTTTGTTTCTTGTGTGTGAAAGGAGCATCTTGGCAAAGCAGACGGTGTGCACTGTGTCGTCAGGAAATTCCTGAGGAGTTTCTAGACAAACCAGCTTTGCTGTCCCCTGAAGAGCTCAAAGCAGCAAGCCGAGGAAATGGGGAGTATGCTTGGTACTATGAAGGCACAAATGGCTGGTGGCAATACGATGAACGCACAAGTATAGAGCTGGAAGATGCTCATTTGAAAGGCAAAAAGACAATTGAAATGCTCATTGCTGGGTATTTGTATGTTGCGGACCTGGAGAACATGATTCAGTTTAGACGTAATGAGCATGGTCGCCGCAGAAAGATGAAACGAGACATAGCAGATATTCCCAAGAAGGGAGTGGCGGGTCTTCGTTTAGACTGCGATTCTAGTGGATTAACTTCAGAAAGAGATAATTCAGCAGATGGAGCAGTTAGTCTTGCTAATGCTGGATCTGTATCCATACAGCCTACTGCTCCCATTATGAGGCCGACAGTTAGACAAGCAACTTCATTAGTTGATCAGCCAGTAAGTCCAATAACTCCTTCACCAGATGCAAATGTTTTGCTTGTGAACTCCCTTGCACAGTTGCAAATAAGTGGCCAAAACTTGACCAGGAGTCATAGGGGAGAAGGCGAAGAGCAATATGTAGCTTCTGTAAGTAGAGTTTCAACTGCACAGCATGCAGCCAGTATGTCTTATGATAACACTGAGTCTGCAACAAGTTCTGATACAGAGGATGAGAACACCAGTCAGCATCATGAGTCTCCAACTTCCAACCACAACAGGCAAAGACTTGCTTATCTGAATAATGAGATACCAGGAGAGGAGCCATCTCCAGCAGAAGGGCCGAGCAGCAGCATCAGAGGCAGGGAGCAGCAACCTGATGGACAATGCACTGTAACAGAAGTCTAG
- the rnf146 gene encoding E3 ubiquitin-protein ligase rnf146 isoform X2: MAGCGDVDHASNMIPGGRKLNESCSNIAPSLTVPECAICLQTCVHPVKLPCKHIFCFLCVKGASWQSRRCALCRQEIPEEFLDKPALLSPEELKAASRGNGEYAWYYEGTNGWWQYDERTSIELEDAHLKGKKTIEMLIAGYLYVADLENMIQFRRNEHGRRRKMKRDIADIPKKGVAGLRLDCDSSGLTSERDNSADGAVSLANAGSVSIQPTAPIMRPTVRQATSLVDQPVSPITPSPDANVLLVNSLAQLQISGQNLTRSHRGEGEEQYVASVSRVSTAQHAASMSYDNTESATSSDTEDENTSQHHESPTSNHNRQRLAYLNNEIPGEEPSPAEGPSSSIRGREQQPDGQCTVTEV; the protein is encoded by the coding sequence ATGGCTGGCTGTGGGGATGTCGATCATGCATCAAACATGATTCCAGGAGGAAGGAAGTTAAATGAGTCTTGCTCAAACATAGCACCTTCTCTGACTGTACCGGAATGTGCTATCTGTCTTCAGACTTGTGTTCATCCTGTTAAACTGCCATGCAAACATATCTTTTGTTTCTTGTGTGTGAAAGGAGCATCTTGGCAAAGCAGACGGTGTGCACTGTGTCGTCAGGAAATTCCTGAGGAGTTTCTAGACAAACCAGCTTTGCTGTCCCCTGAAGAGCTCAAAGCAGCAAGCCGAGGAAATGGGGAGTATGCTTGGTACTATGAAGGCACAAATGGCTGGTGGCAATACGATGAACGCACAAGTATAGAGCTGGAAGATGCTCATTTGAAAGGCAAAAAGACAATTGAAATGCTCATTGCTGGGTATTTGTATGTTGCGGACCTGGAGAACATGATTCAGTTTAGACGTAATGAGCATGGTCGCCGCAGAAAGATGAAACGAGACATAGCAGATATTCCCAAGAAGGGAGTGGCGGGTCTTCGTTTAGACTGCGATTCTAGTGGATTAACTTCAGAAAGAGATAATTCAGCAGATGGAGCAGTTAGTCTTGCTAATGCTGGATCTGTATCCATACAGCCTACTGCTCCCATTATGAGGCCGACAGTTAGACAAGCAACTTCATTAGTTGATCAGCCAGTAAGTCCAATAACTCCTTCACCAGATGCAAATGTTTTGCTTGTGAACTCCCTTGCACAGTTGCAAATAAGTGGCCAAAACTTGACCAGGAGTCATAGGGGAGAAGGCGAAGAGCAATATGTAGCTTCTGTAAGTAGAGTTTCAACTGCACAGCATGCAGCCAGTATGTCTTATGATAACACTGAGTCTGCAACAAGTTCTGATACAGAGGATGAGAACACCAGTCAGCATCATGAGTCTCCAACTTCCAACCACAACAGGCAAAGACTTGCTTATCTGAATAATGAGATACCAGGAGAGGAGCCATCTCCAGCAGAAGGGCCGAGCAGCAGCATCAGAGGCAGGGAGCAGCAACCTGATGGACAATGCACTGTAACAGAAGTCTAG